The Paenibacillus spongiae nucleotide sequence GAATCTGAAAGGATGGAGCGGTCTGAAGGCCGTTGACCGGGTTAAAGTATGGGTCAGCTCGCCGGGCTCCCAGTCGTGGACCGGATCCTTCCTGCTTGATGACGTCGGGTTCCGAAAGAACGTTTCGCCAATCCGCGACTTTGCGAATATCGACATCGAAGCGGCGCTGCTGTCCCCGCAATTGGAGACCGGCGCGCAAATCGAAGTGAAAGTAACGAATCATGGCGACAAGAAGCTGAATGGGAAAATAGCGATTCAAGCCGGCGGCTTAATTCAATTTGACCGTTCCGAGTTAAAGGTTAACGGAATCAAGACCGGTGAGAGCAAGACGTATCGCCTTACCGTGTCCGCTTACACGCCGCCGGCGGAAGGGTCGGTCAGCATCGAGCTTGTCTATGGTGACCGTTCTTTCAGCCAAGTGGTGGACACCATCAAGAATACGGGCGAAGGGATAATTCCGGCGAACGAGAAGCTCCTCTTCAACTTTGAGGGCTCCAATCAAGGGTGGACGGGCAAAGAAAATGTAGCGAGTGTGAATACGGTCGAACAATTTCTCAATGGGCCGACCAAACCGGCTTTAGGCTCGTATACGCTGTCGGCAAGAGCGGAAGCCGTCGCTGCCGATGCTTGGAAGACGCTTGCGGTAACGCCAGAGTCTCCGATCGATTTGACCGATGCGTCCGAGCTGTTCTACCATATCGATTCGTATGGCGGCGTGCCGGGGGCGACTTATGAGACGAAGGTGACGTTATTCAGCGGAACGGAGAGCATCACGTCGACTTCATCGATGACGCCGGATCAATGGAACCGGGCCGGCATTCAGGTAGGCGACTGGGCTTTGCGCAATCAGGTGACGCGCATTGAGGTTTCCTTCCGGGCCGTAGGCAATAACATGGCGTGGAATCCGGAGTTCCAGCTGGATTATATGGGCTATATCAAGGCGGGAAGCTAGCCGCACACGTGGGAAACACCGCCCGTGCTTAGGCACGGGCGGTGTTTGCTTTTTTGCGGGTATACACGTTTGGAACAGGGTGCCGCAAGCCGCTCCCCGCGCGCGTTGTGGCAATGCACGGCTGATTTACAGGCTCAGCGTTATCCGATGGCGGAGAACGGACTGTTATGGCCGGCTTGCCATATGCTTGACTGACTGCTATTCCGCCGTATCGGCATCTTGCTGCTTCGAATCGTCTGATTCCGTCTTCCGGGCAATGCCGATTAATTTGGTGAAGAGCAGCGATAAGGGAGAAGAGTCTAGATCAATAGTGCCTAAGAGATCAGCCATGCTGTAGACGAGCAGGAACGGCAACAATCCGATCACCAAGATGCCGAGCAGCATGCCGGCGGTAATATAGCGCATCCATTTCCCCATTGTCATGCCTTTCATCTCCATTCCTGTAGGATACTAGTTAAAGATATGCTTCTATCTCCTTCACCTATTAGGAGATTATTAAAACATCGCCTCCATCTGCCGATGTATGCCAAACTTAGAGCCGTATGCCGCATATAACCAAAGTAAAGCCCTCCTGTAAGGCATTCCCGTACGTTCTTTCATATATCATATGAATAATCCTCTCTGACGTTTCACGAGAGCTCGCAGCTAATTGAACCCAAATAACGCTTTGAATAAAATATGAATTCCTTTTCGTAGTTGAAACATTCCATAGAATCAGCCGGTTGTTGAGTCGTGAACCCGCGCAGGCATCCAACCGTCGCCAATAGGCCGAATTGCACCGAATAACGCATCCCATGTCCATAGCGGGCCCAGGCTGCTGCTTGGTAGGCGATTGATGACGTCCGAAGCACGCTCAGGCTGTGTGAATTGCCATACAATACGAAGAAGCGGCACCAGCGTTTATTCATCCGGCATCCCATGAGGCTTGGCTTCATGAGGGGGCAATGCCTTATTCCCGCGCCTGCGCCGCCATTTCAGCAGAAGCAGCGCGCCGAGCAGAATGGATAATCCGATGACGATGAACTTCAAGCACCTTTCGACCGCCATCAGGACGAGGGGCCATTGATCCCCGAACAAATAACCGATCCCGACGAATGCATTCACCCATAGCAGCGACCCGGTATAGGCGTAAAGGGCGAATACAGGGAACGGCACCCGGATCATGCCAACGAAATAGCCAATAAATTGTCTGACGCCGGGAACGAAATAACTGAACAGAAGCAATTTATTGCCATGCTTCTCATAGCTGCTTCTTGCTTTCTCCAAGTGAGCGGGCTTTATTAACAACCATTTGCCCCATCGCTCGATCAGCGGCATCCCCAGCGAATAACCTATCCAATACGTGGCGGTTATCCCCAGCATGGAGCCCGCGCTTGCAGCCGCCATGGCAGGGAGCCAGCGAAGCACGCCCTTACTGGACAGATAGCCGGTATAGGCCAATGTCATGTTTCCCGGCGGGATCGGCAGCGCGATGGCATCCAATGGCAGGCCTATGAGCAGCACGTAATAACCATAGTCCGCAAACAGTTGTTCAATATAAAGTAACAGCTTCATCATTATGCTCCTTATTCGAGCCGGGTCCCGCAGCAGTGCCCTAATGCAGCAAAACTGCACGGCAGGTCGCCAGGCTGCAGGCAGAGCCGGTCGTGCCGTTTTACTCGGAATCCATGGTCTTCTTGGAGGAAGGGCTGTTACCGGATTTATGAAGCCGCCCGATTCTTCTAATAAGGATGATCGCTGCGACTAGAAGGCAGATTCCAAGCACAATTAATCCCGCATAGCTTTTTACCGTGTGCAGAACATTCTGCCAGTGCGGGCCGACCAGATGTCCGACTCCAACATAGACGAAGACCCACATTAGCGCGCCGGAATACGAGTATATCGCGAATGACCGGAAGGGGATGCGGACGATTCCGGCCAAATAACCGGAGAATTGACGGCCCGCCGGGATGAAGAAGCTGACCAGCAGCAGCTTGTATCCATAGCTGTCAAACCAGCGCCGCAGCTTGCCTATCCTACCGGGATTAAGCATCAGCCATTTGCCATACCGCTCGATAAACGGCATTCCCGCCCAATACCCGATTCCGTAAGAAATCGTTATCGCGACTGAGGTTCCGAGAAAGGATACGAACACGGAGGAGAGTAAGTGCATGCTGCCCGTGTAAGATAAATAGCCCGCGTAAGCCATGACAGGCTCAGCAGGAAACGGAAGGATGAAATCGACGATCAATCCAACAAACAATACGAAGTAGCCAAATTGTTCAAACCAATGTTCAATAGGGGGCATCTTGATCCTCTTCTTCCTTCGATTCATTCAGACTTGCTGCAGCTTGGGATCCTATCGCCCCGGTTACATTCTTTTTTAGGATAGCGAATCCCGGTTATCTTCGTAATGAACCCGCGATGGGTATCGACCAAGACCTTGGTCTAAGATGCAAGCTGGACTCGAGTGACAGAGGTGGAAAATCACCTTAGTTTTCGATGGAATCCCCCAAGAATTGAATGCCGAAATCGATTACATTAAATGTAGAACGTTATATCATTTAAGGAGTGTGCAGCATGATCGATTCAACCATTCAATTGACGGAAGAGCAAATTCAATATTACCGTGAGAACGGTTTCGTACAAGTCGATAATATATTGTCTCCCGAGGAACTGGAGGAGCTTCGCGAGCATCTGGGCGAAGTAATGGGCGCGCAAGGCGGCCGTTCCGTACAGACGTCCCAGAAAGGGAATGCATATTTCAACGTCTTGAATCAACGGGTGAATACATGGCGCGATCACGGCGGCATGGCCCGGTTCGTCTTGTCTAACCGGTTTGCCGATGCGGCGAAGCAATTGTCCGGCGCTCAAGGGATCCGCCTGTTCCACGACCACGCTCTATTCAAGATGCCTCAGGATTCGAAGCCGACGCCTTGGCATCAGGATTGGCCTTACTGGCCGATGAACGAGACCGGCGCGCTTTCCATCTGGATCGCATTGGACGATGTGGACGAGAATAACGGCTGCATGATGTTTGTGCCGAAATCGCAAAAAATTAAAAATTTGAAGCATGTCGATCTCGTTGAGCCGCATGATATTTTCTCGGAGGAAGGCGCTTCCGGGCTTGATCGCAATAAAGCCGCCATTGTCCGGATGAAGGCTGGCAGCTGCACCTTCCATGACGGGCTCACCTTCCACTACGCGCATGCGAATCAGACCGATAACCCCCGCCGGGCGCTGGCCATCATCTATATGGCGGACGGGACGACCTTCAGCGGCGCTGGCCATGCGTGTACGGACGGCCTGAACTTTGAGAAGAACGATGTGCTTCGCGGCGGGATGTTCCCTAAGCTGGCCTAAGAAGGGGAGGATAACCCGATGAAGTACAGAACATTCGGCAAAACCGGTTGGAGCGTATCCGAAATCGGTTTTGGCGGCTGGCAGCTGGGCGGCGATTTCGGAAAGGTGGATGAGAACGAATCTATCCGAACGCTTCATCATGCATGGGATCGCGGGATTAATTTTGTCGATACCGCGCAGATGTACGGCCGGGGCCGGTCGGAGGAAGTCATCGGCAAGGCGCTGCGGGAATGGAAGGGAAGCGGTCCGGTCTATATCGCGACTAAAGTGCAGCCGATCGCTTGGCCGGATGCGTCGGACGGAACGCCGGCCATGGAGGGGCGATATCCCGCAGCTCATCTGCGCGAGCAATGTGAAGCCAGCTTGCTTCGCCTTGGCGTGGAAGCCATCGATTTGTACCAGCTGCATGGATGGTTTCCAAGCGGGATCCAGCATACGGAGTGGTATGATACGCTGCTTCAGCTGCAGCAGGAAGGGAAGATCCGCGAGATTGGCGTTTCGATCCGCGACTATCGTCCGGAAGACGGAATCGAGCTTGCCGAGACCGGATGGGTCGCCTCGCAGCAGGTGGTGTTCAATATATTCGAACAGCGCCCTGCGGAGCGCTTGCTTCCCGCTTGCCGGGAGAACGGCGCAGCCGTTATTGCGCGCGTGCCTTTCGACGAAGGCGCCCTGATCGGCAATTGGACGCCTGGGACATATGACGAGTGGGAAGAGGGAGACGTGCGTAAGCGGTATTTCCGCGGCGAGCGGTTCATGAAGACGTTCCGCAAGGTCGAACAGCTGAAGGAAACGCTGCGTCAGACGGCAGGCGACCGGTATTCCACGCTGGCGGAAGCTGCGCTCAGGTTCTGCTTGTCCGATCCTGCAGTCAGTGTCGTCATCCCCGGGATGAAATCGCCGGCGGAGGTTGATCTGAATGTGGCGGTATCGGACGGCGAGCCGCTGCCAGCGGATTTGTTAGAAGCGTTCCGGGCCTATCAATGGCCGAGAAATTATCATACTGCCGGAGAGGAATGAGCCTTTGTGAAACAAGGGAATATCCGTCCTGGCGTGGCTTTTCACGAGCTGCGGCCAGAGCAGATCGCAGAACGAAAGCGGGAGCGGCCGGTTGCCTATTTGGCATTCGGTATCTTGGAGTGGCACGGGCTGCATAATCCTTATGGCCTTGACGGGCTGAAGGCGCACGGAATAGCGATGAGGCTGGCCGAGGAGCTGGGCGGGCTGGCGATGCCGCCGATGTACTGGGGAGACCATCGCGGAGAAATTTGCGAGCGGCATCTGGACGGACTGATGCCGGTATCGGAGCAGGATGGAACGCTCTGGAATCCGGGCGATACGATGTGCGGCGCGTTGGAGGTCCCGCGTGACTCGTATGAGCGTAATGCGGCCAGATCGGTCCGCAACGGCGGTTGGAGACTGTGGGAAGAATTGGCGGTCCATGCCTTCTTCCAAATCGAGAGCTACGGCTTGACTACGATCGTCGCTATTCCCGGGCATTACCCCCTCATGGATCCGTTAGCCCGGGCCATAGAGAAGTATAAGCAAGACGGTGGCCGGTGCGGCATATTGACGCTGAACGATGAGCGGTATGCCCGTGACGGGAAAGGCGATCATGCCGCTGCCTACGAGACCTCGCTGCTCATGGCCATCCAGCCGGAGACCGTAGATCTCGGCAGGCTGGACCCCGATCTGACGAAGCCGCTGGCGGGGGTAGCTCTGGGCCCCGATCCGCGCACCCATGCTAACCGCGAATACGGGGAAACGGCGCTGCAGCTAATGGTCGAAGACCTGCGGGTAAGGCTGCAGCAGCTGGTTCCATAATAGAAGCGGCAGCGATTGGGGCTCCTTCAGGCTGCGTGCTGCACTTGCTGCTAAGCTTCGAAGAGGAGCCCTTGCTGCGCTTATGCGCGTGACGTAATGGCCATCACGCCTCAAAGCAAGGGGCGGGGAAGCGCGGGCGCAAGAATGCAGCCGCAAGACCGAAAAACGGCGTTACAGCATCGGGCCAGCCGGAGAGAGAGTCTGTAAGTCCCTTTTAGGGTCTTACAGCGCCAGCTACGAGCGGATTGAAGCAAGCCATCAATCCGCCTCCCGGCGGGCATCACTGCGCGAAGCCGCCAACCGCTTCGCCGCTATTTACGTCAGCCGCCGGCTAGCTTCTATCGCCTGCGGGACTTGAACAGCGTGCTCCGAATCGGAGGGCTAACTTTACATCATCTTTCCTTGACGGTATCGAGAGTGGAATGTATATTCAAGGTAGCGTGCGCGTTGAACAAGCTGAGGCAGTCGGGTCTGCCAATGCGCAACGTGTCCATGCATACAGGCTGCATACATATATGTTCTGTAATCATGTCACTATACGTTTAAATGGAGGTAAAGTTATGCTTAGAGGTTTAACGCAAGCTGGAATTGGAATGAATGGCGATGAGCGTTTTATAGCGGCCGCTGCGGAACATGGATTTCAAGCGGTTGATTTGGATGCGCTTTCACTGGTGGAGCGTCTTGGCCTGGAGCCGGCGCGCGAGCTGCTCCGCAAGCATGGGATCGTGATCGGTACGATCGGTCTCCCTGTTGAATGGCGGACGACGGAAGAAGCGTTCCTTCAAGGGTTGGAGAAGCTGGCCAAATCGGCTGCCGCAGCGGCTGCGCTGGGCTGTACGAGCTGCTGCACCTATATTCTGCCATCCACGGACATGAAGCCGGCGCATTTCATGGCCTTGGCGACGAAGAGATTGCGCATGTGCGCCCAAATCCTTGGCGCTTACGGCATCCGGCTTGGCCTCGAGTTCGTTGGTCCGCATCATCTTCGGACTCACTGGAAGTATCCGTTCATCTGGACGATGGAGGAAACGCTGGATTGGATTGACGCCATCGGGGAGAACAACGTAGGACTGCTGCTCGACGCGTATCATTGGTACACGAATGAGCTGACGACTGCGGATATCGAGCGTCTCCGCCCGGAACAAATCGTTCACGTGCACATCAACGACGCGCCGGATGTTCCGGTAGAGGAAGCAAAGGATAACGGCCGAATCTATCCGGGTGAAGGCGTTATCGATCTGGCCGGTTTCTTAAGAGCCCTTCACAAGATTGGCTACAAGGGAGCCGTGGCCCAGGAAATCTTAACCGCTGAACCGCCTTCGGAATCGCCCGATGCTCTATTGCAGCGTTCCAGAACAGGCTTTAACCAAGTATTTAGCGCAGCAGGCTTGTAGAATACACACCATGAGATGCGCGAGAGAAGATATGAACAAGAGGACTCTTTTGCCCCATGGGCGGAAGAGTCCTTTTGCACGAGAGGGGAATTTAGGATGAAGTTTTTTAGGAAGTCGCCCTTCAGTTCCATCTTTATGAAAATCGTTCTAACTTTTCTGGGTGTGCTTGCACCGCTGTATGCGCTCAATCTGTACATGAATGAATATGGGCAAAATACGGTCCGCGAAGAAATTGTTCAATCCATGAACACCAAGGTCGAGCTGTATGTCAACTTGATCGAATCCGATATTCAAAGGGTCATTAAGCTCATCGTCCCCTACGTGAATGATGAGGACCTGATGAAATTAAGCACCGCGTCGGCCATTATGTCGGATATTGAAAGAACGGACGCGATATTGGCATTGAAGAATAAATTGAATTTGGTTAAAACATCCAGCAGCTTTGTGCATAATGTCATCGCATTTATTCCCGAACTGGACCGGACCGTCACCTCCAACGACGACGCCATCAATTATTTCGACGAGGAGCAATTCAATGCGCTGTCCGTCATAACGAACCGGTACGAGTCGCCTTTCATAATGTGGCACGACCGTTTATTCATCAGCGTCCCTTATCCCGACCCTTCTGCGTACGGAGGGCGCAAGCCCGTGTTCCTGCTGACGGTTGAGATCTCGAAGCCCGCTCTTCGCAGCGCGATGCGCCAGTTTACGAATAATGGGGAGACGGCTGTTCTCTCGGGCAACCGCCCGCGATATTTCATTACGAGCAATAACGGATCGGAGGAGGCGGAACTGGCGGTGTCCAAGCTGATGGAATCGTCGGATTCATCTGATCCGGGTGGACAAAATGCCGCATCTGACCGGCAAATACAGAAATCGGTCACGATGAACGGAGAACAGCATCTTGTGATCGCCAAGTCTTCCAGCATGCTGGATTCGACGTTATCCATCTTTATGCCCGAGGACAAAATATTCGGACCGATCAACCGTTACAGGTGGCTGATGCTTATGCTGACCTTGTCGTCGGTCGTCATTATCGTCTTCTTCGCATTAAGCATATACCGCATTATCCAGCGGCCCATGCGCACGCTGGTTCGTTCCTTCAACAAGGTGGAGCAGGGCAATCTGAATCTGGTCGTGCAGTATCCGCTCAAGGATGAGTTCGGGTTTCTGTTCGATCGCTTCAACGCTATGGTCAGAGAGCTTAACGTGCTCGTTCACGAGGTGTATGAGCATAAGTATCGCGTTCGGCTGGCGGAACTAAGACAGCTGCAGTCGCAGATCAATCCGCATTTTCTATATAACAGCTTCTTTATCTTGCACCGGATGGCAAAGCTTCACGATAACGAGAACATTATCCGATTCACGAAATACTTAGGAGAGTACTTTCAGTTCATTACACGAGACGGCATGGAAGAGATGGCGCTGGAGATGGAGGTGAAGTATGCGCGAACCTATACGGACATTCAGGCATTCCGCTTTGGTAGCCGGATTCACACGGAGTTTGGCGAGCTGCCAAAAGGAACGGAGCAGCTTCATGTACCGCGTTTGATCTTGCAGCCGTTAATTGAAAATGCGTACAACCATGGGCTCGAGAACAAGCTGAAGGATGGCTGGATCCGCGTTTCGTTCGAGCTTCAGGGCGACACGCTGGTGATTGCCGTGGAAGATAATGGCGACGAATTGGATGAGAGCACGCTCTATTCCCTTCGCATGCGGCTGCTGGCAGCGGAAGAATCAGCAGAAAGCACAGGGCTGTTCAACGTTCACCGGCGGGTTCAAATCAAGTATGGGCAAGGATGCGGTCTAACCCTATTGGCGGGAGAGAGCGGCGGACTACGAGCAGAGCTTCGGCTGCTGCTCCATCGGGAGGAGAATGGAGATGCAAATGTACCGGTTGTTGATCGTGGATGACGAGCCGTATACGGTAGATGGCTTATATGAAATGCTGCAGGAAATGGATTGGGCGGAGCTCGATCTATACAAGGCTTACTCGGCGAACGAAGCGATCGAGTGGCTCAATCGGGTTAAGATCGACATTGTGCTTAGCGATATCCGTATGCCGGGTATGGATGGACTTCAGCTGCACCGGCATATCAAGGCAACGTGGCCTCGCTGCAAAGTTATTTTTCTAACAGGCATGAACGAGATGAAATATATTCAACAAGCGCTTCGGGACGGCAGTGTGGATTATATTCTGAAGACGGAAGGCGACGAACCTATTCTACGGAGCGTCCGGGGCACAATCGAAGCCTTGGAGGAGGAATTGAAGAATGACCGTTATTTGCAGCATGCCAAATTACGCATACAACAGGCGCTCCCGGGGCTGCGCAACGGCTGGTTCATGCAGCTGCTGCAGTACGGCATCGGCCAAGCAAGGCTGTCCCAAGCCAGGCTTGCCGAGATGGAGAGTCCCCTCGATTCGGATTCTCCGCTGCTGCCCGTTCTGGCAAGGGTGGACCGGTGGCCGGAACGCATATCGGACACGGATCGTCCGCTGCTCCTCTTTGCGATTGAGAACATTGCCGTGGAGACTTTAGCCGAGATGAACGTCCAGTCCGTCATTATTGACGACTACTATCTGATGCTCATGATCCAAACCAAGCAGCCGATATCGGATGAACGAATCGCCGGTGATGGAGATCGGGCGGGCGCAGTCCGGTTCGTGCAGGGAATGCTGGAGACGGTACAGTCTACGTGTACGCAGCTGCTTCAGCTGCCGGTGTCGATTATATGCGGCAGAGCCTTTGTTCCGTGGGAGCAGATCGCCGATACGTACTTCCGAATGCGCAAGAAGCTAGTGCTCGGCGTCGGTCAAGGGGAGAATATGATGCTTCTCGCCAAAACGGGATGCATATCCGAGAAGCAGGGCGGCGGCGGGGCGGCTGCGATGCCATCCCGTCTGCGGGAACAGCTCGATGTGGCTTTGGAGAGCGGAAGATCCGAAGAGGCAAGCAGCGCCATTGACGCTTGCTTCGCCAATACAAGCGAATACGCCCGTTATTTGGAGGCTTATTATACGGTGGCCAACCAATTGATCGGACTGATCAACCGGTGGGGATGGGCGGAACAGCTTGAGCGGGATGGCGAAATTCGCCTGGAGCAGCTGATGAACGTGCAGGGGCATTCCTCGCGCGAGCAGGCAGTCGATTATCTTCGCTTCGCGGCCAATCGTCTGATCTCCTATAAGCAGGGAGTCAAGGATGAACGGACCGAGCGGATCGTCGAGAAAATAAACCGCTACATCCGCGAACAAATCGGAGGCGATTTGTCGCTGACCGTTCTGGCGGAAGTCGTCTATCTTAACCCGGCCTACCTCTCGGTTCTGTATAAGCAGACGACTGGTCAAAATATATCCGAGTTTATCGTCGCCACCCGGCTGGAGAAAGCCAAAGACCTGCTGCAGCGCTCACCCTGCAAGATCCATGAAGTGGCGGCAGCGGTCGGCTTCGATAACCCGGGCTACTTCACCCGCTTCTTCCGGAAGCATGCCGGTATCGGCCCCCAGGAATACCGGGAACAAGCTAGTCTATAGGCCAGCAGGGCAGGCGAACGCCTTTTAAACCCAAAATTCGACATAACCAAACAAAAGAGAATGAATCTAAAAGATGTTCCATATCATGCTCGAATGACTCCAACTATACTAAAACCAAGCAAGTTGACCTGCCTAAGAATGCTTTCTGGCAAACATGGTAACGGTTACATCCTAGAAAATGAAGCTGCGCTCTTGGCGAAGTGGATCGCAGCCGCGTTCCACGCGAGGTCTGTGCTTAAAGATTCGGCAGTAACAGAGCTCCACAAGACAGTCTTGCGCTAAC carries:
- a CDS encoding DedA family protein, with product MKLLLYIEQLFADYGYYVLLIGLPLDAIALPIPPGNMTLAYTGYLSSKGVLRWLPAMAAASAGSMLGITATYWIGYSLGMPLIERWGKWLLIKPAHLEKARSSYEKHGNKLLLFSYFVPGVRQFIGYFVGMIRVPFPVFALYAYTGSLLWVNAFVGIGYLFGDQWPLVLMAVERCLKFIVIGLSILLGALLLLKWRRRRGNKALPPHEAKPHGMPDE
- a CDS encoding DedA family protein, with product MPPIEHWFEQFGYFVLFVGLIVDFILPFPAEPVMAYAGYLSYTGSMHLLSSVFVSFLGTSVAITISYGIGYWAGMPFIERYGKWLMLNPGRIGKLRRWFDSYGYKLLLVSFFIPAGRQFSGYLAGIVRIPFRSFAIYSYSGALMWVFVYVGVGHLVGPHWQNVLHTVKSYAGLIVLGICLLVAAIILIRRIGRLHKSGNSPSSKKTMDSE
- a CDS encoding phytanoyl-CoA dioxygenase family protein, which codes for MIDSTIQLTEEQIQYYRENGFVQVDNILSPEELEELREHLGEVMGAQGGRSVQTSQKGNAYFNVLNQRVNTWRDHGGMARFVLSNRFADAAKQLSGAQGIRLFHDHALFKMPQDSKPTPWHQDWPYWPMNETGALSIWIALDDVDENNGCMMFVPKSQKIKNLKHVDLVEPHDIFSEEGASGLDRNKAAIVRMKAGSCTFHDGLTFHYAHANQTDNPRRALAIIYMADGTTFSGAGHACTDGLNFEKNDVLRGGMFPKLA
- a CDS encoding aldo/keto reductase; its protein translation is MKYRTFGKTGWSVSEIGFGGWQLGGDFGKVDENESIRTLHHAWDRGINFVDTAQMYGRGRSEEVIGKALREWKGSGPVYIATKVQPIAWPDASDGTPAMEGRYPAAHLREQCEASLLRLGVEAIDLYQLHGWFPSGIQHTEWYDTLLQLQQEGKIREIGVSIRDYRPEDGIELAETGWVASQQVVFNIFEQRPAERLLPACRENGAAVIARVPFDEGALIGNWTPGTYDEWEEGDVRKRYFRGERFMKTFRKVEQLKETLRQTAGDRYSTLAEAALRFCLSDPAVSVVIPGMKSPAEVDLNVAVSDGEPLPADLLEAFRAYQWPRNYHTAGEE
- a CDS encoding creatininase family protein, yielding MKQGNIRPGVAFHELRPEQIAERKRERPVAYLAFGILEWHGLHNPYGLDGLKAHGIAMRLAEELGGLAMPPMYWGDHRGEICERHLDGLMPVSEQDGTLWNPGDTMCGALEVPRDSYERNAARSVRNGGWRLWEELAVHAFFQIESYGLTTIVAIPGHYPLMDPLARAIEKYKQDGGRCGILTLNDERYARDGKGDHAAAYETSLLMAIQPETVDLGRLDPDLTKPLAGVALGPDPRTHANREYGETALQLMVEDLRVRLQQLVP
- a CDS encoding sugar phosphate isomerase/epimerase family protein; the encoded protein is MLRGLTQAGIGMNGDERFIAAAAEHGFQAVDLDALSLVERLGLEPARELLRKHGIVIGTIGLPVEWRTTEEAFLQGLEKLAKSAAAAAALGCTSCCTYILPSTDMKPAHFMALATKRLRMCAQILGAYGIRLGLEFVGPHHLRTHWKYPFIWTMEETLDWIDAIGENNVGLLLDAYHWYTNELTTADIERLRPEQIVHVHINDAPDVPVEEAKDNGRIYPGEGVIDLAGFLRALHKIGYKGAVAQEILTAEPPSESPDALLQRSRTGFNQVFSAAGL
- a CDS encoding sensor histidine kinase, with the translated sequence MKFFRKSPFSSIFMKIVLTFLGVLAPLYALNLYMNEYGQNTVREEIVQSMNTKVELYVNLIESDIQRVIKLIVPYVNDEDLMKLSTASAIMSDIERTDAILALKNKLNLVKTSSSFVHNVIAFIPELDRTVTSNDDAINYFDEEQFNALSVITNRYESPFIMWHDRLFISVPYPDPSAYGGRKPVFLLTVEISKPALRSAMRQFTNNGETAVLSGNRPRYFITSNNGSEEAELAVSKLMESSDSSDPGGQNAASDRQIQKSVTMNGEQHLVIAKSSSMLDSTLSIFMPEDKIFGPINRYRWLMLMLTLSSVVIIVFFALSIYRIIQRPMRTLVRSFNKVEQGNLNLVVQYPLKDEFGFLFDRFNAMVRELNVLVHEVYEHKYRVRLAELRQLQSQINPHFLYNSFFILHRMAKLHDNENIIRFTKYLGEYFQFITRDGMEEMALEMEVKYARTYTDIQAFRFGSRIHTEFGELPKGTEQLHVPRLILQPLIENAYNHGLENKLKDGWIRVSFELQGDTLVIAVEDNGDELDESTLYSLRMRLLAAEESAESTGLFNVHRRVQIKYGQGCGLTLLAGESGGLRAELRLLLHREENGDANVPVVDRG
- a CDS encoding response regulator, yielding MQMYRLLIVDDEPYTVDGLYEMLQEMDWAELDLYKAYSANEAIEWLNRVKIDIVLSDIRMPGMDGLQLHRHIKATWPRCKVIFLTGMNEMKYIQQALRDGSVDYILKTEGDEPILRSVRGTIEALEEELKNDRYLQHAKLRIQQALPGLRNGWFMQLLQYGIGQARLSQARLAEMESPLDSDSPLLPVLARVDRWPERISDTDRPLLLFAIENIAVETLAEMNVQSVIIDDYYLMLMIQTKQPISDERIAGDGDRAGAVRFVQGMLETVQSTCTQLLQLPVSIICGRAFVPWEQIADTYFRMRKKLVLGVGQGENMMLLAKTGCISEKQGGGGAAAMPSRLREQLDVALESGRSEEASSAIDACFANTSEYARYLEAYYTVANQLIGLINRWGWAEQLERDGEIRLEQLMNVQGHSSREQAVDYLRFAANRLISYKQGVKDERTERIVEKINRYIREQIGGDLSLTVLAEVVYLNPAYLSVLYKQTTGQNISEFIVATRLEKAKDLLQRSPCKIHEVAAAVGFDNPGYFTRFFRKHAGIGPQEYREQASL